The Labeo rohita strain BAU-BD-2019 chromosome 22, IGBB_LRoh.1.0, whole genome shotgun sequence genomic sequence TGCTATGCCAGATTCTGTGATTTCATTCTGCAAATAGCTGAAAATGACAATTGCACGTCTCTTGTAGTAACTTGCCTTTTTCGATGAACCGTTCTGTTGAATGATTAAGCAGATGAACCTCTGCGGAGAGGCTAATTAACATTCTCATCTAATCACCACACAATTAAGATCAACTCCCTCCCAAAGGGCTCGGTGGGAGAACGGGAATGTAATGGGGAACAATACGTCAGGAGATTAAATCTCCAGATGCACAGCACCTCGTGTCATTCTGAGCGATGGCTGTGCGCTAAACGCTGTCAGGAATGAAAGTCTAAGTCCTGGAGCTTTATTCATAAGCACTGGGATCAGATTTTTACCTCAGGATTTACGTTTTTTACCTGTCAAATATATTTGACACTCCAAAGCTGTTATGTCATGCCTATTGTGGACGAGATGGTGTCCTTACTTTCAATTCGATTTCCTCAGTCTTGATGTCAGGTCCGAGCTGTGTCTTATCTGTTTTGTCCTCTGCTGTCCATCCCTGATCCCATTCACTGCTGCATAATGGGTCTTCAGCCTGCGGAGCCTCAGACGGATTTACTTCCCCAACCTGAAAGGAAATATGAGGTTTAAAGAAATGAATCCAAAATATTATGGTATATACGTGTAATGCGACTCACTTTAGCTGCAGTGTTGATGTCAGGAACATTTATACACTCGAGGGCAGGAATGTCGAGGACTGAGCCCATGTTTATGGAGGGGAAGTTAGTTTCTCCATTTTCAGAGCTGGAAACCTGGAATAAATGAATCAGAGTGAATGAACACTCTGTTCCAAACTACTTTACTCTTTGGAAAATTACTTTGGTTAGTTGCCCACAAACTATTATAAAGCTACTGCAATATAATACAttgattcaataaaataaaaacatttctaataaaaattataGCACAATACAGTTTTAATGCctagaaaattattattacttttttataaatattactaagaATGAACATGACCTTAAATAGGTCATTttaaacaatctatattgtataaagagctatataaataaaggtgatctgtagaaatatgtgcataaaataccatctatgtttgctactgtccaccatgtgaCCTTTACTGGGTAAAACAGTTGACAAGTAACTTAGTTGATTTTTTtcgtgttttgggcctatactcaacattgAAGCGTaaaactactgagcatatggtatgtttagatatatactttcataaacaaaacataagttttagttaaattgtctttttaaaatttgcaacaataatacttgtgtaacactgttgacagtcagttAATTCACTTTTGACAcatagtttaaccaatattagcggaaagagagagaacataacttttagtgtttcatccatgtgcttctagaggaaatatcattgTATTGTAcaaattatgcgagaatgggacaaaccattacTTTCTGAGGGGGGTTGTAGTGGGTAACTTATTTGACAATGGTTTtttggacacaaataaaacaagttataaatcacaataaacttttttgaagcGCACATTaggtcttgataacctaatctgagggcaaaactatgaaattaatttatatttgaggtaataTTCAtacttaaatgcagagtagaatgagcaactttacaaaatcggacagctgaaCACCAAAGTTGTATGTGATGACAACATCATTTTCACATCatcaatttacattttgcagcaATGCATGAACAGGCGTATTAACTACATGGGGTTATACAAGATAATTCCTTTTGTAGGAATTAAAGCCTTAAAGCCTTTTGCTTGCATTGAAAAAATGATGTCGAATAGACAGAAtagataattaattaattaattaaataaataaataaatagataaacacataaatacatattaaatactgttttatttattattaaagttatgAACTGGTTCcagctgttttttctttttttccccttaaatcaactgtttttttttttgtttttttttagcttttttgctACATCAGCTGGTTttacctgtttttgttttaaatcaaccagttttagttgtttttagcCTTTTTGGTAAATCAGctagttttagctgtttttctaaatcaactggttttagctgtttttttttttttgttggtgttttttttattttttgcttttttcctaaatcagctggttttatctgttttttctaaatcaactggttatagttgtttttagcttttttttctaattcagctggttttagccgtcttttttttttttttagcttttttcctaaatcagctggttttatctgttttttctaaatcaactggttatagttgtttttagctttttttgctaattcagctggttttagccgtctttttttttttttagcttttttcctaaatcagctggttttatctgttttttctaaatcaactggttatagttgtttttagcttttttgctAATTCAGCTGGCTTTAGccgtttttttttctaaagcaactggttttagctgttttttaaagcttttttttttgttaaatcagctggttttagctgttattttttaatttattaacccCCCCAAAACCGtgttgagtacttttttatgATGTATGGTTGCACTTTACTAAACTTTAAattctcaacacccattcactgccttCATAATGCTTGAAAGAgccagaatatatatatatatatatatatatatatatatatatatttaactctGATaggattcatctgaaagaagaaagtcatatacacctagaatggcttaaGTGTGAGTAAATCAAGGGGTCAGTCAGTGCTGTATTGTGATGCTGGATTTGTATATTAAAGGTACCGTTTGTGAGGAGTTTAGAGAGCCACTTCCCTGACAGCAGATCTGGGTTTCTGGAAATGATGTGGATGGTGAGACACACTCTTTTACTTCCTCAAGCTGATCATCTCCGAAATAAGACGTCACTGGGTTGAACTGCCCTGACACCTGAAAAGCCAAACGAAAAGAAACCAGCAACTACTGAAGGTCAGATTCTTATGTTTTATACAAGTGGGTCTAAATGAAGCTTTGAACTCAGACCAATCCATAAGCGGTAATTGAGGGAAGGGCGTGGCCTTCTTTCTGTAGGGCGAGGTGAATATAAACATCCTCCTCTGTGTTTGTGTCGCACAGGAAGAGCAGCAGGAAGTCCTCCTGGTAGCTGTGGATGGCGGCCACCAGAGTGCGCTCACAGCACATCCGCTGGAAAGAGTTGATCGCACTCTGAGTCCAATTGCtctgagaaaaaacaaatatgacaGAAAATAACTATAGTGTGGCAAAATGAGCAATAAAAAGCCAAAACCGGTTCTTCATCTAATACATggaaaacaagcaaacaaaaaaaatgtagtcaaatttgtgaataaatgactcttttgaaggggctcttttaatgaatcattcaaagaGACTCACAGATTAAAGGATTACTAGTTTGATTAAGCCTAATGAATCACTCACTCAGAATCACTTAATTGAGAGATTACTGAATCAGTATCTGAATGGCAAAACATCACTACTTTCAGTTTTAAGAAGCCTTAAATCCTTAATGCttgcattgaaaaaaatatgcagAATAGATTTGGGGGATagggttttagctgtttttttgtttagccaTTTTTAGTTACTTGCTAAATGAACtggttttaactttttttttgtgaaattagCTGATTCAACAGATTCATCAGAtgattttagctggtttttggctgttttttggtttgtttttggaCGAACCAGCTTGTTTCTGCTGGTTTCTAtctaacttttaaaacttttatttttttgttatgttttgttgcaatgaaacagcttttttttatcatttttgttaaatcaaaaatgctgttttgtggctttttttgATGAACCAGCTTGTTTCTGCTggtttctatctatctatctaatttgtttttttggggatAAATcggctgttttttgttttatttttgtttttatcaaatcatctgggtttttttttccttttttgatgAACTAGCTTGtttctgcagttttttttagctgtttttctgctaaatcagctggtttagTTTTCAGCTGGTAACTATTTTTGGCTAAATAAACTGGTTATATCTGTTTTTGTAGCTGTTATTTTGCCAAGTCAGCgaattttagctgtttttgagCTGCTTTTTTCTAAATCAACTGCTTGTAATCATTCTAAGgtgtattttgctaaataaatcaaatggttctatctatctatctatctatctatctatctatctatctttttataactactaaattaaaacttaacTATTTCAAACttcaagcatttaaaaatacttcaaaattttttatgcaacttaaagtttgtctacaaactttatccattttataattaaagttGTGTCATTGCAATcaattttgaatgaaaataagtattcaataaaaaaaaaaaaaaaaaatacaaaaattacaattttttcatGGAAAAAGTTATATCATTACATAAAAAGTTCACCCAAACTGAAAATATTGTGTCACAATGTACTCATACTGTGTTTTTTCATCTAAATTTTAACCTATCTATctttttttagctttagtttCCAATAACAACACTGCTTACCGTGATGGGCCGAACACCAGCTAACATTGCTGGAACAGCCTGAGCCGGAAGATCAGCGTAACAAGCTCTGGAAAGATTTTGAGAGGATACAAAGCAGCAaagatacatacatatatgtgctaaacaaatgcaacatttttaattcacaatgtaatacaaaaaattttaaaagaaaaccaaaaccTCAGGTaatcatttacatataattaagTTTTAACATCGTATTCATTGTTTAATAACAAATCATGAATTTTACTTGAGAAACCGTAGGCTGTTTCGTTCCACTTTTGTGATGTCTCCGAAGTCAACATAGTACACCTTTACTTCAGTATCACTGAACAGCTCATGGATCACCACCCGGTAAAACCACATGTCTCTGGGGGCCACACAGCACACCTGACCCGGCCGCACATACGCATCAGGCAGCCGGTATCTCTCCGTCACATCTGGATAGGAGTAACAGCTCCTGGAAACAGAAATTAGGCATATTCAGAATGATATATTACTCAATCCCAACCCAAATAATGATAAAAGAGAGATACCTCATTTCAATCATCATGTTCTCCAGGGCTCTGGCCTCTTTGTTTTGGCAGAAGCGGATGTAGAAGTGACTGGGAGACTCCGTCTGCTCCACCAGGACGGGCACCAGCTCTCTCTCCCTCCTGAGGACCGGAGGCTTTAGTTTCTGGCAGCGCACCGCGTCCGGAGGAACCGCTGAGACTCGACTCACCACCAACTCTGGGAAAAGATCCACCatctacaacaaaaaaaaacaaaagttgtgtATAAATGTCACATTATATTCTTAAGGTTACTTTAGATTGATATGGGAGGGAATGATAATGGATTATCAATAATGAATCTTAACCTGATGGATGGTTTTATTGGTGACTCTGAGCTCAGTGTCGGACTCTTGGGAGTATTGCTCCACCTCTTCACGCTCCCATGCAGACTCGGGACAACTGAAGTAATGGGCTTTGCTGGAGAGATTCCGGGGTTCGTTCGGCAGACTGGAAGTGGTGCCGTGACCCGGGGATGATTCTTGCAAAAGGAATACATCACAATCAAAATCTCATTAAAGATGATCAATAAGCTAGGAGCACTCATTTGTCTTTCCAAATCAATATGACATAGAGCTAAGTACCAGATTCAGCAGGCTGTACGTCATTTGGTTTGAACTCCACAACCATCCACTGGTTTTCACTCTCATCAGCTCCTTTTTGGATGGACAACGTGTCACTCAAAGCACCGACCATTTCCGTCACGCTCAGAAAGCCATACTGGCTCACTGGCAACTCTTCACCATACAttcgctgaaaaaaaaaaaagagaccaTGAGTTAAAACAGCTCACTGGCGCCATCTAGAAACTCAAAAAATATGGCTGAAGAtatgatgttttcatttttagagtGGCACAATATTCTGACTATCAAATTgagttttattttgtgcttcCTCTGGGTGACTACATATTATACGTTATAGCAGGGGTTCTCACCTCTGGCCCGCGAGATCCATTTTCCTGCCGAGTTCAGCCACAAccttgatcaaacacacctgcctaTAACACCTTGATaaacttgttcaggtgtgtttgattagggttggagctgaactgtgcaggaaaatggatcttGCGGGCCAGAGGTGAGAACCCCAGCCTTGCAGTATCAACCCAAAATCTATGAAAGCTGGTTTCTGCCAcaggacataaaaaaaaaaaaaaaaaaagtaactcacaattcagatattttttcccctctcacaattctgacttttttctcaaaattttgaaattacctcagagttctgaccttttttcccacaattctgagattatctcacaatactgaccttttttgacttttctgacaaaattaaaacaaccaaattgcgagaaaaatgagaaatatgaGAAATGtcagatataaacaaaattgcaagatataatctcacgattctgaaagaaaaagtcagaatgtaaactcacaattgcgtaagagaaaaaaaaatggtaagaaAAGTCGcattttatatcttacaattcttagttttctcacaattctgactttatatctcacaattataaaTTATGTCTGACAATTCTGATCTTTTTCTCCCAATTCTGatattatatctcacaattctgaccttttttcccacaattctgtttatatcttacatttctgtcattttttccacaattctgacctttcttcttacaattctgactttatatctcacaattataa encodes the following:
- the tdrd5 gene encoding tudor domain-containing protein 5 isoform X1; this translates as MTQDQLLTGLKKDVRSLLVSAKHGLTPEQLKKDYQTMLGFPMPLRLLGFRNVLDMVKEMPDVVHLDYHFDGSIILKAIGDESTRGIQELVSKQRDPKTKPNLRRAAPGNFHVSYPRNQPVILPRRGQTKPALPAQLRSQLKQLLSHGPVRLSELESRYMAQFGKPLNIMQYGFYSISEMLAAAADFVIMQQSRTGSQLLLRNAVMPQNQIRHLTTSSSKPLASPLAAKQKPVSPKSASLPEKSQQHLPSPPAVPKPEPVKAEPSFEETIFKLEEELRQQILEKGTAGTVSRELKDKLRKVVAENGNGISIHNLPTEYKRMYGEELPVSQYGFLSVTEMVGALSDTLSIQKGADESENQWMVVEFKPNDVQPAESESSPGHGTTSSLPNEPRNLSSKAHYFSCPESAWEREEVEQYSQESDTELRVTNKTIHQMVDLFPELVVSRVSAVPPDAVRCQKLKPPVLRRERELVPVLVEQTESPSHFYIRFCQNKEARALENMMIEMRSCYSYPDVTERYRLPDAYVRPGQVCCVAPRDMWFYRVVIHELFSDTEVKVYYVDFGDITKVERNSLRFLKACYADLPAQAVPAMLAGVRPITSNWTQSAINSFQRMCCERTLVAAIHSYQEDFLLLFLCDTNTEEDVYIHLALQKEGHALPSITAYGLVSGQFNPVTSYFGDDQLEEVKECVSPSTSFPETQICCQGSGSLNSSQTVSSSENGETNFPSINMGSVLDIPALECINVPDINTAAKVGEVNPSEAPQAEDPLCSSEWDQGWTAEDKTDKTQLGPDIKTEEIELKPETVSTPPPVQAAVSEPQMCASPTEPKPVSTTCTSPPTPVPIRINSLYPVFPGVPVIPVQPQLSHFMMQLFGSPVHLGPGPNLTSPLALRPAARLSAGANILYWRSSHIA
- the tdrd5 gene encoding tudor domain-containing protein 5 isoform X2, with protein sequence MTQDQLLTGLKKDVRSLLVSAKHGLTPEQLKKDYQTMLGFPMPLRLLGFRNVLDMVKEMPDVVHLDYHFDGSIILKAIGDESTRGIQELVSKQRDPKTKPNLRRAAPGNFHVSYPRNQPVILPRRGQTKPALPAQLRSQLKQLLSHGPVRLSELESRYMAQFGKPLNIMQYGFYSISEMLAAAADFVIMQQSRTGSQLLLRNAVMPQNQIRHLTTSSSKPLASPLAAKQKPVSPKSASLPEKSQQHLPSPPAVPKPEPVKAEPSFEETIFKLEEELRQQILEKGTAGTVSRELKDKLRKVVAENGNGISIHNLPTEYKRMYGEELPVSQYGFLSVTEMVGALSDTLSIQKGADESENQWMVVEFKPNDVQPAESESSPGHGTTSSLPNEPRNLSSKAHYFSCPESAWEREEVEQYSQESDTELRVTNKTIHQMVDLFPELVVSRVSAVPPDAVRCQKLKPPVLRRERELVPVLVEQTESPSHFYIRFCQNKEARALENMMIEMRSCYSYPDVTERYRLPDAYVRPGQVCCVAPRDMWFYRVVIHELFSDTEVKVYYVDFGDITKVERNSLRFLKACYADLPAQAVPAMLAGVRPITSNWTQSAINSFQRMCCERTLVAAIHSYQEDFLLLFLCDTNTEEDVYIHLALQKEGHALPSITAYGLVSGQFNPVTSYFGDDQLEEVKECVSPSTSFPETQICCQGSGSLNSSQTVSSSENGETNFPSINMGSVLDIPALECINVPDINTAAKVGEVNPSEAPQAEDPLCSSEWDQGWTAEDKTDKTQLGPDIKTEEIELKPETVSTPPPVQAAVSEPQMCASPTEPKPVSTTCTSPPTPVPIRINSLYPGVPVIPVQPQLSHFMMQLFGSPVHLGPGPNLTSPLALRPAARLSAGANILYWRSSHIA